A window from Pan paniscus chromosome 14, NHGRI_mPanPan1-v2.0_pri, whole genome shotgun sequence encodes these proteins:
- the UPF3A gene encoding regulator of nonsense transcripts 3A isoform X5: MASGTCFLLKGLEYPAVVEFAPFQKIAKKKLRKKDAKTGSIEDDPEYKKFLETYWVEEEKTSANPETLLGEMEAKTRELIARRTTPLLEYIKNRKLEKQRIREEKREERRRRELEKKRLREEEKRRRREEERCRKKETDKQKKIAEKEVRIKQWLSQCVLSPGSPQAAVGCLSSWVCSGEHTPQEPHAGTRWAAADALFFFFNFPTFIFGSRRTRADVSRVHFRLKAYTCRCVTCSFSAQGLHVQVCYMFIVSSTRTRADVSRVHFRLKVYTCRCVTCSFSAQGVHVQVCHMFIFGSRCTRAGVLRVHFRLKAYTCRCVTCSFSAQGVHVQVCYVFIFGSRRTRAGVLCVHFRLKAYTCRCVTCSFRLKAYTCRCVTCSFSAQGLHV; the protein is encoded by the exons ATGGCTTCTGGAACATGTTTCCTGTTAAAAGGCCTAGAATATCCTGCAGTGGTAGAGTTTGCTCCATTCCAGAAGATAGCCAAAAAGAAGCTGAGAAAAAAAGATGCCAAGACTGGAAGCATCGAAGATG ATCCAGAATATAAGAAGTTTTTAGAAACCTACTGGgtggaggaagagaagaccagTGCCAACCCTGAGACTCTGCTGGGGGAGATGGAGGCGAAGACAAGAGAGCTCATTG ctaGAAGAACCACACCTCTTttggaatatattaaaaatagaaaattagaaaagcag AGAATTCGAGAAGAGAAGCGAGAAGAACGGAGGAGGAGAGAGTTAGAAAAGAAACGTTTGcgggaagaggaaaaaagaagaagaagagaagaagaaagatgcagaaaaaaagagacagataaacagaagaaaattgcAGAGAAAGAAGTGAGGATTAAG CAGTGGTTATCACAGTGCGTCCTGAGCCCTGGGAGTCCTCAGGCTGCTGTTGGGTGCCTGTCCTCCTGGGTGTGCAGTGGGGAGCACACCCCACAGGAGCCCCATGCTGGCACACGTTGGGCTGCTGCTgacgctcttttttttttttttaactttccaacTTTCATTTTCGGCTCAAGGCGTACACGTGCAGATGTGTCACGTGTTCATTTTCGGCTCAAGGCGTACACGTGCAGGTGTGTCACGTGTTCATTTTCGGCTCAAGGTTTAcacgtgcaggtgtgttacatgtTCATTGTCAGCTCAACGCGTACACGTGCAGATGTGTCACGTGTTCATTTTCGGCTCAAGGTTTACACGTGTAGGTGTGTTACATGTTCATTTTCGGCTCAAGGCGTACACGTGCAGGTGTGTCACATGTTCATTTTCGGCTCAAGGTGTACACGTGCAGGTGTGTTACGTGTTCATTTTCGACTCAAGGCATACACGTGCAGGTGTGTCACATGTTCATTTTCAGCTCAAGGCGTACACGTGCAGGTGTGTTATGTGTTCATTTTCGGCTCAAGGCGTACACGTGCAGGTGTGTTATGTGTTCATTTTCGACTCAAGGCGTACACGTGCAGGTGTGTTACGTGTTCATTTCGACTCAAGGCGTACACGTGCAGGTGTGTCACGTGTTCATTTTCGGCTCAAGGTTTACACGTGTAG